The DNA segment TTCCGTGGGAGTGACATCTTCGATCTCGATCCGGCTGTCAACGATCTGATAGTCGACCGACAGCTGGACGAGGCGATTGCAATCATCGTCCTCCCAAGTAGTTGCGTGAGTTGCCATAGTGAGTCACTCCCAATAAAAAACGTGGAAACAATTGAAGAGCCGCTAGATTGCTACCGATCAAAGAAACGTCGGTCAGCCGCGACGGAAACTTTGTCCAAAAATCGAACTTCTAACGATATCCACGCCTATCGATCTGGCAAAGGGGCTATCGCTGAAGAAAGGACGAATTCATCATTCTTTTTTATCTTTGGTATTTATTGCTTAACACGACTTCCCCCTGGGGGCGGCATAATCGTGCCAGCAATCTCCACCCGACGCTCCTGTCAACGTGATCAAACGGCAGCCTAGCGGGACCATTGGGGAGCCAAAACGGCCCGCCACAACGGTGGATCACAACGGTGGATCACAACGGTGGATCGACAGCCAACGCCGCTCCAACCGTCAGTAAAGCCCCTTCGACGGCGACGATCGGTCGGAGTCAATCGGGCCAGGGGCCGCCAGCGAAGAAACCCAAAAACTACGCATCCATGGCAAGCGTCGATCGATGCCTCACCGGCAGCGTCGATTTGGCCAGGGCAACAGCGCCAAAGAAAAGTGTCGTGTAAGTCAAATCACTCAGTAACGTATTGCGAAAAAAGGGCAATGCCAGCGTGTAGCAACTGATGAATCCATTCAGATTGGGTTCATAAAATGACAGCCAACAGGCAAAATTCGTGGCACAAAAGAAAAGACAACTGCCGATGACCGAGGCGGCGACGAGTTTGCTGGGCTGCCTTCCCGATTGACCAATCCAGTACTGCCCAATCACCACATTGAAAATTAAGCAACCATAGACGACGAGCATCAGGGAATGGAACCCGAGCATCCAATCACTGACCAACATCGCGATGACGGGGATTAGCAAGCCAATTTTTTTCGAGCGACAAAGGGATCCAGCGAATAGAGCAAGCGCCGCGACGGGAGCAAAGTTCGGTGGATGCGGCAGGAATCGCATGGCGACAGCAAATAAAGTGATCATTGTCACCACGAGCAAGCGGGAAGAGATCATTGCGGGTTTCCTAAGGACAAGTTTCGCGGACCGAAGATACAAGGCTCATAGCGACGCGGGATCGGTTACTTCGACTCCCCAGGCCTGCCATTACTTTATTCCGTTCTGATGGCGATAGAAAACGCCAAGCAGTGATTTCATCAAGACTGCGACAACAACTTACGCATAAATCAGAACGGTGATCAATTCGACAAACTCCGTTACACGGGGAAATTACCGCATCCATCACGGTGCTCCATTTTTCGCTACGTTGATCGGCAACAAAATACGCGTCTTCCTGCCGACAAAACAAAACGACGAATTAACTTTGATCAGTACGACACCAGTGGGACCGGTAAAAACAGATCCGGGCGTGTCGAAATTCGCATGACCACAAAATAACCAAAGCGAACATGCAATCTGAGCAAGCGACTCGAAGTTTCGTCCGTTCGCGGCGAACGACAACTCAACTGTCTGGGTAGGTCTTCTGACTTCTGCACGGGAAACCCGCCTTCTCGCTAAGGCAATCGCCTTTTGCAATGGCCAAGAAAGGGTTTCCGCCGTTAGCAGTCACAGCGGCCGGACCGTTCCGGAATTTCACCGGTATTCCCTGTTCGCCCAGTTGCCGCAGGCAACTGGGCCACCCAAACACGCTTGGAATCCAGCTATGTTAAGTTCGCGCAAGCCGTTGTCAACATGAGACCGACTTATTTCCCTCGGCGGTGCTCAAATGCCCCGCATTTCGAGACCGCAACGAAAAAAACATCTTCGACTTTGAGCCGCTGGGCAACCCAAGCCAGCGTTACAGCAGTCTGAGCCACCACGTAGAGTTCGCCCGTCGGTCAACGACCGACTTTTTCTGAACGACGCTTCTAGCGTCGCCGGAACACCAACCCCCCCCAAGCCCCCAGCATCAACCAAGCGGTCGTTGGTTCGGGAACCACAGCGGGCGAGGCAAGCGGCCCCTTCTCGTAGCCACCATCGCTAAAAGCGGCCACCAGATCACCACTATCGAATCTCATATTGCCATCAAAATCACCATCCGCCCAACTCGCATCTTTGGGCCTGTCGTATTTCGCGGAGCTGAACATCTGCACAAGGTCCGAGCTATTGAACTCACCTTCCAAATTTGCATCGCCCACCCATGTCTTCGCATAATCCTTCACCCAAATCATCCGGTCAGCACGGTTAACGAGCCCATCGTTATTTTCATCGAAAACTCCCAGGTCCGGTGCTGCGTCAGCCATCGCAACGGACTGCAGGTCGATGTCAGCAACATCCACCATGCCATCCCCGTTGTAGTCTCCGGAAACGTTATCAAGATAAGCATTAAAGTCACCCGACATGATCGCGAGCACTTCATCCGAGGTCAGGGCGTGATTGAAGATGGCCACATCATCCAACATTCCATCCATATTGGTTGTGCCATCAAGTCGACTGCCAATAAACAATGGCATGTCTTCGTCAATCAGAAATACAGTTTCGCGATCGATAAAGGCGTCGCCATTTTCCTCTCCGTCGAGATAATGCACGACTTCTCCATCTTCGTCCATCGTGATGGTGATATGCGTCCAAACTTCTGCCTCGGGTGGGTCAAGGGCTTGAGAAGCCTGCAGCCCCCCGTCACCTTCACCAACGTACAATTGGACGCGTCCATCACCTTGTTGCAACGTATAGACATCGTAGGGAGAGGGTTTGTTTTGTGCGTTCGCCCCCGTCTTGGCGACAATGCTATTCCAAGTATCAAACTGAGCGAAGTTGGCCCAAGCGGCAATCGTTAACCCGGTTTCTTCAATTGAGAGTGAATCGGAGTCCGGAACCTCAAGCCATTGTTCGGGTACACCGTTACCTTGTCCCTCAAAATTCATCGCCCCGCCCCGCTCATCATCATTCACCCAAGTGGCTTCAATGACTTCGGCATCATTACCGAACGCGCTGGAATCGGGCTGAGGATTGGCCGCCTCGTCAAAACGCCAAAGCCCAACCAGATCGGCATGAACTGGAGCACAAGTCCACATCGTGGCGATGCAAAGACCCGCACAGCTCAATAGCAACTTCAAAGTCATCGGTGTTTCTCCTTCTTTGTTTTCCGGGGTCTCCGCGTTTAGAATCCATAACGAATCCATAACGAGGTGTCGCCCCAGGGAACGCAAAATCGTGCCCCACTCCTCGCACCAGCCGATCTCAAAGAATCGGTCTGCTGCGGCTTTCAAACTTGTTGGGTCATTACAATGTGGTGATCAAGAGGTGGGCTAGTAAAATAGCAATTGGACGTGACACAATCAATAAAAAAATCACTCCGAGCGAATCCATGCGAAGATTCCTGGTTCTGATCCCGACACTCGTGCTATTGGGCTGCCAAATCCAAACGGCGGATCCAGACCGGGCCGCAAAAACGAGCGCAAAGCCAGCGGATCCAGGCGATCGCAAGCCCGCCACCGTCGAGGCTTCGCTGCCGT comes from the Pirellulaceae bacterium genome and includes:
- a CDS encoding LamG domain-containing protein; this translates as MTLKLLLSCAGLCIATMWTCAPVHADLVGLWRFDEAANPQPDSSAFGNDAEVIEATWVNDDERGGAMNFEGQGNGVPEQWLEVPDSDSLSIEETGLTIAAWANFAQFDTWNSIVAKTGANAQNKPSPYDVYTLQQGDGRVQLYVGEGDGGLQASQALDPPEAEVWTHITITMDEDGEVVHYLDGEENGDAFIDRETVFLIDEDMPLFIGSRLDGTTNMDGMLDDVAIFNHALTSDEVLAIMSGDFNAYLDNVSGDYNGDGMVDVADIDLQSVAMADAAPDLGVFDENNDGLVNRADRMIWVKDYAKTWVGDANLEGEFNSSDLVQMFSSAKYDRPKDASWADGDFDGNMRFDSGDLVAAFSDGGYEKGPLASPAVVPEPTTAWLMLGAWGGLVFRRR